From the Gemmatimonadales bacterium genome, the window ACGTGCGCCTCGTTGCGCTCGTCGTGCGCCACCACCCGGCTGCTGCGCGTCGCCTGCTTCGCGTACAGGCCGTGGGTCACGCGGCGGCCGATCGTCACCACGACCGACTTGTTCATCCGGTCGCTCACGACCGTGCCCGTCCGGGTCTTGCGCTGCGCCCGCGGCCGCTCCTGCCGAGCCTCGCTCATGGGGCCTTCGCCTTCGCCTTGGCGGCGCGCTCGGCCAGCACCGTCTTGAGACGGGCGACCGTGCGCCGCGCGGTCTTCAGATCCATCGGGTTGCCGAGCACCTCGGTCGCCGCCTTGAAGCGCAGGCCGAACGACTCCTTCTCGTACTCGGCCAGCTTGGCCGTGAGCTCCGCATCCGTCAGCTCGCGGATCTGCACCGTGGTGAGCTTGGTCAGTGCCACTGCCTCACACCTCCCGCTTCACGAACCGGGTGCTGATCGGGAGCTTGGCCGACGCCAGCGCC encodes:
- the rpsQ gene encoding 30S ribosomal protein S17, producing the protein MSEARQERPRAQRKTRTGTVVSDRMNKSVVVTIGRRVTHGLYAKQATRSSRVVAHDERNEAHVGDLVRIMETRPLSKTKRWRVVEIVERAK
- the rpmC gene encoding 50S ribosomal protein L29 yields the protein MALTKLTTVQIRELTDAELTAKLAEYEKESFGLRFKAATEVLGNPMDLKTARRTVARLKTVLAERAAKAKAKAP